One genomic window of Planctomycetia bacterium includes the following:
- a CDS encoding sialidase family protein, with product MSLLSAAALAAPPRGYSIPFIDLAAQAERQVIVDREPGQYLGHPTTVLLEDGRTILCVYPKGHGRGAIVYKRSIDGGLTWSERLPVPESFATSQETPTIHRVVDTAGKMRLILWSGRYPARMAVSEDDGATWSELEPAGDWGGIVVMGSVVELTEKPGHYLAMFHDDGRYFTSAGKVSDTFTLYKTFSSDGGLTWDAPTAILQRSDAHLCEPGAIRSPDGQEIAVLLRENSRRLNSHVIFSRDEGQTWSEPRELLGALTGDRHTAKYGPDGRLFISFRDMCHESSTKGDWVAWVGKYEDITAGREGQYRIRLMDNHKAADCAYPGVEVLPDGTIVTTTYGHWTPGESPYIVSVRVRLHELDALAATGNTP from the coding sequence ATGAGCCTGCTGTCCGCGGCCGCGCTCGCCGCACCGCCGCGCGGGTATTCGATTCCCTTCATCGACCTTGCCGCTCAAGCCGAGCGGCAAGTGATCGTTGATCGCGAACCTGGGCAGTATCTCGGACACCCGACGACGGTGCTGCTCGAAGACGGTCGTACGATCCTTTGCGTGTATCCCAAGGGACATGGCCGCGGGGCGATTGTCTACAAACGGAGCATTGATGGCGGCCTCACCTGGTCCGAGCGCTTGCCCGTGCCGGAGAGTTTCGCCACGAGCCAGGAGACGCCGACGATTCATCGCGTGGTCGATACGGCCGGCAAGATGCGATTGATTCTCTGGTCCGGCCGCTATCCTGCACGGATGGCCGTTTCGGAAGATGACGGCGCCACCTGGTCGGAACTTGAACCTGCCGGCGATTGGGGCGGCATCGTCGTGATGGGGAGCGTCGTCGAACTCACGGAAAAGCCAGGGCACTACCTGGCCATGTTCCACGATGACGGACGTTACTTTACGTCCGCTGGCAAAGTGAGCGACACGTTCACACTCTACAAGACGTTTTCCTCGGACGGCGGACTGACCTGGGACGCACCCACGGCGATTCTTCAGCGCAGTGACGCACATCTCTGCGAGCCAGGCGCGATTCGCTCTCCCGACGGCCAAGAAATCGCCGTGCTGTTGCGCGAGAATTCGCGGCGACTGAACTCCCACGTCATCTTCTCGCGCGACGAAGGCCAGACCTGGTCCGAGCCGCGTGAGTTGCTCGGGGCTCTCACCGGCGATCGCCACACCGCGAAATACGGGCCGGACGGGCGGCTCTTCATTTCGTTTCGCGATATGTGCCACGAAAGTTCTACCAAGGGCGATTGGGTCGCCTGGGTCGGCAAGTATGAGGACATCACTGCGGGACGCGAAGGCCAGTACCGCATCCGATTGATGGACAACCACAAGGCCGCCGACTGCGCGTATCCCGGCGTAGAGGTGCTGCCCGACGGCACGATCGTGACCACGACCTACGGCCATTGGACGCCGGGCGAATCGCCGTACATCGTTAGCGTGCGCGTCCGGCTCCACGAGTTGGACGCCTTGGCCGCAACAGGCAACACGCCGTAG